The Pyrenophora tritici-repentis strain M4 chromosome 9, whole genome shotgun sequence sequence CAATCTTCTCTTCGTTGCGGAGATGCTCACGGTTGATGCGGTACGTCTCTATCTCAGTACGACGCGCGTCTGGGTCATCGTCATCTTCAGTCGGGATGCGCGCGTTGCCTGAGATGAGGGAGTTGTAACGTTCGCGGCAGGCCTTGGCGGAGAAGAGAGCCTCAGCGTTCAGACGGCGCATGTACTCGGAGACTTTGCGGAAACGCCAGGCGCGGATACGCTCCATCTCGTAGCTAATCTCTATGTCGGCAAGGGCGTAGGCCTGGATGAGGAGTTTGTCCTAAGGGTGGTATTAGTCGGAGTTGTATATGCCAGATAGCATTCATCGGGACTTACATCGTCAGTCTCCCATTCCTTGTAACCCTCCCTGAGCAGGAAGTCGACATTGTCAGCCTGAGCGAGACGAATACGCATGATGCGGGTTGAGATAGACTTTTGATCGTAACGGACACGACCATCTTTAGCTAACCTCTCGGCGATTTGGCGATCACTGAAGCCGTTCTCACGCATTTGCATCATGAGTTCGTCGTCAGAGTCCAGTTCATGCGATACACGCTTGTGGTAGGCAGGAAGGCACTCTCCCTTGTGGCGGTTACGACGACCAAAAGTGCCAGGTACACGCGAAGACTTAGTGTTCAGGATTTCGTTATTGTCTTCCAAAAAGAAGGCTTCCCCACTGCCTGTGTGAGCAACATTGCGTGAACGTCGAGGAGTCTTGGCCAGCTTGGAGCTAGAGCCGGGGCTAATACGCTTGCGCTTCTTGCCAGCGATGTTGTCATTGTAGTCGGGCTCGATCTCAGAACTTGGAATCTCGAGATCACCAAAGTCGTCGAGTCTGTAGTCATCGTCGTTGGCCTAAGTCACATCAGCGAGTGCTGTATGTCTAGGTGATTGTACTCACGTCATCAGCGGCCTCAGAAGCATCGTCCCCGAGAT is a genomic window containing:
- a CDS encoding TolA, Membrane protein involved in colicin uptake, encoding MADQALIFGIDTPSKKVIFKKQLSSKGANLGDGDDDDLGDDASEAADDANDDDYRLDDFGDLEIPSSEIEPDYNDNIAGKKRKRISPGSSSKLAKTPRRSRNVAHTGSGEAFFLEDNNEILNTKSSRVPGTFGRRNRHKGECLPAYHKRVSHELDSDDELMMQMRENGFSDRQIAERLAKDGRVRYDQKSISTRIMRIRLAQADNVDFLLREGYKEWETDDDKLLIQAYALADIEISYEMERIRAWRFRKVSEYMRRLNAEALFSAKACRERYNSLISGNARIPTEDDDDPDARRTEIETYRINREHLRNEEKIAKEAKEAAEAKAKNITKARNAQKAEEIANSRAQKEEEKAERAMARAASARMRANRAAENSLAKTQRNAQIKKQKQGQEEKKHSTFTVPCAKDTTKDTPDPRTYLSVDDLIHLCNDRGLDLPRHQSVKNLVEALRDADDEYSQKDLQKMCKSKHMTSNVNKTTMKYQLALAAAKGCASFEAGVAAAGRGEEDDNEDMDEM